The stretch of DNA GCCATGATCGGCTCGAACAGCGCCTTGAGTGCGGGGAGGAGCGGTTCGCCGTCGGCCGGGGCCCACGACGCCTTCTCCGCGGCGATGATCGGCGCGAACTTCTCCTTCATGGAGTCGAGGTATGCCTTCTTGCCCTCGCCGAAGATCTGCTCGGGCGGGTACGGGTGGCTCAGCTCCAGCAGTTCGTCGCGCTTGAACTCGGCGACCGACCCGGACACCATCATCAGACCGCGATGGCGGACGCCGTCGTCGGTGCCGTGCTCGCGCATCTGCTCCAGGAACTCCGCCTGGTCGGGGAAGATGCTGGCCTTGTCCGCGTCGCTGCCGGTGTTGAAGTCGTTCAGCGTGTAGAGGTCGTCGTCGAGGAACATCGGCGGACCGGCCGACGGGACCACCCATGTCGCGCCGACCTGCTCGATGTACGAGCGAGCGCGGTCCATGCCGCGCTGACGCTTCTGCATCGCGAAGTTGGCCTTCGACTTGCGCGGGATGTCGTAGACCATCGGATACCAGATGGCTCCCGAGTACTGCAGCAGGTGCACGTCGACCCGGCCGAACTCCTGGGCGACGACGTTCAGATCGACGGGCCGGGCGTCGTTCATGTTGAAGCAGACGGTCTCGCCGTCGTCGACGATCAGGCCGGAGTCGCCGATCGGGCCGTCGGCGGGGGCGCGCAGGGCGATGATCATGATGTCCAGATCGCCCTTCGGCCCGGACACTCGATGTCTGGTCGAGTCCTCCGTCTCGACGAACTTCGTGAAGCCCAGACGTTCCAGCTCGCGCTTGAGATCGGGCACCGGGTAGTCGGGCAACAGGACCGTCGCGTCCTTGTTGATGTTCTCGACCAGGTTCCGCTCGTCGAAATGATCGCGGTGCAGATGCGACACGTACAGGTAGTCGCAGTCGCCGATGGCCTTCCAGTCCAGCTCGGTGTTGTCCGGGAACGGGATCCACGACGCGAAGTACGCGGGGTTGACCCACGGGTCGCAGACGATGGAGCCCGCGGCTGTCTGGATGTGGAAGCCGGCGTGGCCGATGCTCGTGATCTGCACGGGGCTGGAGCCTTTCGAAGGGGACTGCTGTACGGGCCAGCTTATCGTCGCCGGGCACCCGTTCGTCCGTCGCCGGGCCGTGACTGACCGCTCACAGGTCGTAGGTCCCGACTACGATCACCCCTATGGAACCCGTGTACGCGTCCGTCGTGTCCTCCGCTCGCATGCTCTGGCTCGCTCAGGGACTCAAGTTCGACATCTCGGGTGTCGAGCACGTACCGGCCGACGGTGCAGGCGTCGTCGCGCTCAATCACACCGGGTACCTCGACTTCACCTTCTCCGGCATCCCGGCGTTCCTGCAGGGGCGCCGCTACGTCCGGTTCATGGCGAAGAAGGAGGTGTTCGACAATCCCATCGGCGGCCCGATCATGCGCTCCCTCAAGCACATTCCCGTCGACCGTGCGAACGGCGCCGCGAGCTACCAGACGGCCGTCGACTACCTCAAGCGCGGCGAGCTCGTCGGCGTGTACCCGGAGGCGACGATCAGCCGCAGCTTCGAGCTGAAGGGCTTCAAATCGGGTGCGGCTCGCATGGCGCTCGAGTCCGGTGCGCCGTTGATCCCGACCATCGTGTGGGGAGCTCAGCGGATCTGGACCAAAGGACACCCGCGGAACCTCGGACGGACCGGCGCGAAGATCATGGTCGGCGTCGCCGAGCCGATCGCGCCGGAGGGCACCGTCGAGGAGTTGACCGCGCGGCTGCACGATTCGATGCGGGCCAAGCTCACCGAACTCCAGGACGCCTACGGTCCGTACCCTCCCGGCGAGTTCTGGGTGCCCGCCGCGCGCGGCGGCGGGGCGCCCACGCTGGAGGAGGCGAACGCGATGGACGCCGCTGATGCGGAGAAGAAGGCGCGCAAGCGCACGGAAGACGACGACTGACGAGGAGGTCCACCGGCATGGAGCCCGTGTATCGAACCCTCGAGGCGCTTGCGGTCGGGATCCGTACGGTTCAGGGCACCCGTGTGCACTTCGACGGGCTGGACAACATCCCGGTGCGTGGCGGCGGTGTGCTCGCCGTCAACCACACCGGCTACCTCGACTTCCTCCCCGTGGGTCTCGGTCTGAAGGAGCGCGGACGACGCGCTCGGTTCATGATCAAGTCCGAGGTCATGGAGGTGAGCATCATGCGCTTCCTCGTGACCCAGACGCATTGCGTGCCGGTCGACCGCTCCGCGGGATCGGAGGCGTATGCGGCGGCGGTCGACGCGCTGCGCGGCGGCGAACTCGTCGCCGTCTACCCCGAGTCGACGATCAGTCGGAGTTTCGAACTCAAGGAGTTCAAGACCGGTGCGGTCCGCATGGCGGTCGAGGCCGGGGTCCCGGTGATCCCGGTGACCGTCTGGGGCGCCCAACGACAACTCAGCAAGGGAGTCGCGCGCCGGATCGGCTACGCTCGCATCCCCGTGCACGTCGCCTACGGCGATCCGCTGGAGTTCAACGCCTCCGACGACGTCGCCGAGGCGACGAATCGTCTGCGCGAGGCGATGATCACCCAGCTCGGCCGCGTCCAGGAGGGCTACCCGGACGCCCCGGCTGGTGCCGACTGGCTTCCCGCCCGGCTCGGCGGCGGCGCCCCGACTCCGGAGGAGGCTCTGGTTATCGAAGAAGCCGAGGCTCGGGAGAAGGCCGCGCGTCGAGCGTCGAAGAGGAAGGGAGAGTGACCGGCGAGGTGTTCGGCCCGCCGTCGATGATCGCCTCCGATGTGGACGGCACGATCATCGACGAGGCGAACGTGATCACCCCGCGGACGGTCGGCGTCCTCGAACGCGCCGCGCGTTCGGGTGTGGAGCTGGTGCTGTCCACGGGGCGCCCGCCCCGCTGGATTCCGGAGATCGCCGATCAGCTGGCCGAGACCGACGCCGCCGTACGCTTCGCCGTCTGTGCGAACGGAGCCATCGTGTACGACGTCCGCGCCGACGCGGTGCTGCATGCCGCCGAGCTGTCGACCGAGACGCTGGAGAAGCTGCAGGCGGTGTGCGCCGAGATCGTGCCCGGATGCGGTCTCGCGGCCGAACGCGCGGGAACCGTCGCGCACGACGCGGCGACGCCGACGTTCGTGGCGACCGCGGGCTACGAGCACGCCTGGCTGAACCCGGACCATGTCCAGGTGAGCGACGGCAGCCTGGCCGAGCTGCCCGCCGTCAAGCTCCTGGCGCGGAGGCCGGGGATGAGTTCGCGGGAGATGGCCGATCGGATCGCCCCCCACATCGGCGATCTCGCCGAGATCACCTTCTCCATCGACACCGGTCTCATCGAACTGTCGGTGCCCGGCGTCCACAAGGCGTCCGGCCTGCAGTGGCTGCTGGCGCACACCGATGTCGCGGGTGCCGCCGCCGTCGCCTTCGGCGACATGCCCAACGACGTCGAGATGCTCCGCTGGGCCGCCCACGGAGTCGCCATGGGCCACGGCGACCCCGCGGCTCGCGCGGCGGCCGACGAGATCACCGGATCCAACGTCGACGACGGTGTCGCGCAGGTGCTCGAGCGCTGGTTCTAGACACGGCCTGCGGGCTGTGGCGCCGCTCACCTACGCGACGCGAACTCCATCAGCAGTCGAGGCGTGCTGATCGGGGTTGTGTCGCGACTCCGAGGGGCGGCCTTGCGCCGCCGCACCGCAGCCTACTGTCCCGCCGACGGCGTATTCCCCATCTGGTCGAACTCCCGTTCTATAGACGTGACGCTGTTGTGACCGTGTGGGCTTGGCGTGACCGCCGGTTGTTCACTACTGTCACAGAAGTCCCACTAGTCACACGGGCCACAGTGATCGTGTCTGAGGTCCCGCCCGAAGGGGTTTTGCAGTGCCGAACGTCCGACCGAGCCGCGCCAAGAAGAGAACTCTCACCTTCGCCGCACTGGGGTTGGCGCCTGCGCTGGTCGCAGGCGGCATCGTCGTCGGCGGCACCGACCTGGGCCGCCACGGCGTCGACCTGACCGCCGGTGAGTCGGTCACCCTGACCGGACATGGACACGGACACGGCCGCGGACTGGGGCAGTGGGGTGCGTACGGCTACGCCAAGAAGGGCTGGTCGGCGGATCAGATCCTGCGTCACTACTACGGCAACACCACCGCGGGGAAGGTGAGCAAGCCCGACGTCACTGTCTCACTCAGTGAGAAGTCGTCGGTGAGTGTTCATGCGGCATCGGGGATGCGCGTAGGTGGCCAGACGGTGGCCCCCGGCCAGGCCGTGAGCCTGTCCGGGGGTAACGCCACCATCACCCAGGGCTGCGGTGGAGCGGTCGTCAAGACCGTGCCCGCGACCATGGTCGACCCGATCGACCCGGCGCCGAACCGACCCGCGAACGAACTGCTGACCTTCTGCTCGGGCGGCGACGCCTATCGCGGCTCCATCGGCCTCGACTCCTCGGGTGTGATCAACAAACTGCACGTCGACGACTACGTCAAGGGCGTCATCCCCAAGGAGTCCATGCCGTCCTGGGGCGACACGGGCGGCTTCGAGGCGCTCAAGGCGCAGGCCGTCGCCGCGCGCTCATACGTGCTGGCCGGCCTCGAACAGGGCCGCAAGATGGACAACACGCAGTCGTCCCAGATGTACCACGGTGCGAGCGGTGAGGATCCGCGCACCAGCCGCGCGGCCGACGCCACCGCCGGACAGATCCGACTGTTGAACGGCAAGCCCGCACTCACCGAGTTCTCGGCGTCCACCGGCGGATACACCGCGGGTGGGATCTTCCCGGCCGTCGTCGACGCCGGCGACGCGATCTCGCCGACCCACGACTGGAAGGCGACCGTCAGCGCGTCGAGCATCGCCTCGGCGTTCGGCGTCGGCGCGCTCAAGAGCTTCGAGGTCAGCGAGGCCAACGGGCTCGGCGACGGCAGCGGCCGCGCCGTGAAGGTCCGGGTGGTCGGCAGCGACCGCACCGTCGAGGCCACCGGCGACGAGGCCCGCGTCAAGCTGCAGCTCAAATCCGACTGGTTCGCGGTGCAGGGGCAGAAGTCGATGCCCAAGATCGTCAAGCCGCCGGTGGGCCCCGAGTCCCCGGGCGGCGGACTGCTCGACCTCGGTCCGCTCGGAGACATCCTCGGTCAGGTGATCCCCGGTCTCGACGTGGTCGGCATGCCCGATCTCGACGGCGTCGTCGGACAGGTCCAGCCGATCGTCGAGAAGCTGATCGAAGAGGGGATGAAGGCGTTGGACGGGAAGGCCGTGGCGCTGCGACAGCACCCGGTGAACCGTGAGCACAGCGACAACAACCAGGGTTCGACGGGCACCGTCGCCGCACCGGAGATGGTCACCGACGGCAAGGGCATGCAGGGCCTGGTCCAGGTGCTCGAGAACGGCGTCCTGTACTTCAGTCCGCTGACCGGAGCCCACGCGCTCCTCGGCCAAGCGCTCACCGACTACCTCGAGAAGGGCGGCCTGGAGAAGCTCGGCTTCCCGGTCGCCGATGGACTGAAGTAGCGGCCACGCTCCACACCGGAACATGCATGTTCTCGGCCCGATGCGATCGACGGCACCTGTGTCGTACGAACCACTGTGATCCTGCCCCGACCGGCCACGTGCTCGGCGAATACTCAGGTTCTGTCCGTTACGCTGACCTGTTGTGACGAACAACAGTGAATTCGATCTGATCGTCGTCGGCTCCGGTTTCTACGGCCTGACCGTGGCAGAGCGAGCAGCGACCCAGCTCGGAGCCCGGGTGCTCGTCCTGGACCGCCGCGATCACATCGGTGGCAACGCCTACTCCGAAGCCGACCCCGAGACCGGCATCGAGATCCACAAGTACGGTGCCCACCTCTTCCACACCTCCAACGAGCGCGTGTGGGAGTACGTCAGCCAGTTCACCGACTTCACCGGCTACCAGCACCGCGTCTTCGGTCTGTACAAGGGTCAGGCGTACCCCCTGCCGCTCGGACTCGGACTGGTCAACCAGTTCTTCGGAAAGTCCCACACACCGGACGAGGCGCGCGCGCTCATCGCCGAGCAGGCCGCCGAGATCGACTCGGCCGATGCCGCGAACTTCGAAGAGAAGGCCATCAGCCTCGTCGGGCGTCCTCTCTACGAGGCGTTCTTCAAGGCCTACACGGCCAAACAGTGGCAGACCGACCCGAAGAACCTGCCCGCCGGCAACATCACCCGCCTCCCGGTCCGCTACACCTTCGACAACCGCTACTTCAGCGACACCCACGAGGGTCTGCCGGTCGACGGCTACACCGCGTGGCTGGAGAACATGGCGGCCGACGAGAAGATCACCGTGCGCCTGTCGACCGACTGGTTCGACGTGCGCGACGACCTGCGCGCGGCCAACCCCGACGCACCCGTCGTATACACCGGCCCGCTGGACCGCTACTTCGACTACTCGGCCGGACGCCTGGGCTGGCGCACCCTCGACTTCGAGACACAGGTCCTGCCCACCGGCGACTTCCAGGGCACACCCGTCATGAACTACAACGACGAAGACGTCCCGTTCACGCGTATCCACGAGTTCCGTCACTTCCACCCGGAGCGCAAGAACTACCCGACCGACAAGACCGTCATCATGCGCGAGTTCAGCCGGTTCGCGAACGACGACGACGAGCCGTACTACCCGATCAACACCCCGGACGACCGCGAGATGCTCGCGTCGTACCGCGAGCTCGCCAAGACCGAGACCGCCGAGCACAACGTGCTGTTCGGCGGGCGACTGGGCACCTACCAGTACCTCGACATGCACATGGCGATCGCCAGTGCCCTGACCATGTTCGACAACACGCTGGCGCCGCACCTCCGCGATGGTGCACCGCTGGCGTCGGGAGCGGAGTAAATGAGCAACCCGGACACCACCGGAGCAGAGAACACCCAGACCAAGGCGGTCAGCCTGCTGCAGCGGATCATCTTCCCGCGACCGGGTGAACCGCTCGACGTGCGCTCGCTGTACCTGGAGGAGGCGGCGACCAACAGCGGCCGCGCCCACGCGCCGAACCGAACGAGCGTGAACCTGGGCGCCGACTCGGAGGCGAGCTTCGCCACCTACTTCAACGCGTTCCCCGCGTCGTACTGGCGTCGCTGGAGCGTCCTGGACTCGGTGGTGCTGCGCGTCGAACTCCGCGGAACCGCACGCGTGGACCTCTACCGCTCCAAGATCGACGGCTCCCGCATCGGCATCGGCGGCGACCTCGTGGAACTCGACGAAGACGGCACCGGAGTCATCGAATTCGAGACCGACCTCGGTCCCTTCGAGGACGGCGGCTGGATCTGGTTCGACGTCACCACCGACACCGCGACCGAGATCCTGTCGGCGGGCTGGTACGCGACCGTCGAACCCGAGCACGGCTCGAACAACGTCACCGTCGGCATCCCCACCTTCAACCGGCCAACCGACGCCGTCGCCGCCCTCGCCGCCCTCACGTCCGACCCGCTGGTCGACGGGGTGATCGACGCGGTCCTCATGCCCGACCAGGGCACCCGCAAAGTGGTCGACGAGCACGGCTACACCGAGGCCGCCGACGCGCTCGGCGACCGCCTGCACATCTTCGACCAGGGCAACCTCGGCGGCTCCGGCGGCTACTCGCGCATCCTGTACGAGGCGCTGCGCCTCACCGACAGCCCGTACATCCTGTACATGGACGACGACATCATGATCGAGCCCGACTCGATCCTGCGCGCGCTGGCCATGTCCCGCTTCGCCAAGAGCCCCATGCTCGTCGGCGGCCAGATGCTCAACCTGCAGGAACGCAGTCACCTGCACTGCATGGGCGAGGTCATCGACCGCCATCGGTTCATGTGGACCGCGGCACCGCACGTCGAATACGACCACAACTTCGCCAAGTACCCGCTCACCGACCGGCAGAACAGCCAGCACCTGCACCGCCGCATCGACGTCGAGGGCAACGGCTGGTGGATGTGCATGTACCCGCGCGAGGTGGCCGAGACCATCGGTCTGCCGCTCCCGCTGTTCATCAAGTGGGACGACTGGGAGTTCGCGCTGCGCGCATCGAAGGCCGGCTACCCGACGGCGACCGTCCCGGGCATCGCGATCTGGCACATGGCCTGGAGCGACAAGGACGACGCCATCGACTGGCAGGCGTACTTCCACCTGCGCAACCGCCTCGTCGTCGCGTCGATGTACACCGACGGATCCATCGACGGCATCCTCAAGTCGATGGCCAAGGCCACCGCCAAACACCTGCTGTGCCTGGAGTACTCGACGGTCGCCATCCAGAACGAGGCGATCCGCGACTTCCTCGCCGGGCCCGACCACATCCGGGAGATCCTGCCGACCGCGCTGGGTAAGGTCGCGGCGATCCGCAAGCAGTACCCGGACGCGGTCGTCCTGCCCTCCGCGCAGGACCTGCCGCGCACCTCCGGGGAGGCCACCGGCTACGGAGTGAACCAGCCCGTCGGCGCAATCGCCAAGGTCAAGCGTCTCGCCAAGGCCGTCGTCAACAACGCGCGCCCGGCCGACCCGCGCCACCACGAGGTGCCGCAGGCCAACTACCCGCCGATCGAGGCGCGCTGGTTCTCCCTCGGCCTCGTCGACGGAGTGACCGTCACGACCGCCGACGGCCGGGGCGTGGTGTACCGCAAACGCGACCGTGACAAGATGATCGCTCTCGGTCGCGAATCGGCCGAACTCGTCAAAACGCTGCGTGAGCGGTTCGACGAGATGCGCGTCGAGTACCGGAACGCGCACGACGACCTGGTGAGCAAGGAGAGTTGGGCACGTGTCTTCGGAATCGACTGACAAGGACGAGACGGAGAGCCGAGAGAGCCCATCGGGCCCGCTCGCTCCGCTCCCGGCGCCCAGTCCATCGGGCCCGCTCGCTCCGCTCCCGGCGCCCAGCGGCGAGGCGGCGGCACTCGTCGCGATCCAGTCGGCCATCGCCGACCGTCCCGGCGTCCTGTCGGCCGCGCGCGGACTCTCGCACTTCGGCGAACACTCCCTCGGCTGGCTGGCGCTGGCCGGGGCGGGAGCACTCGCCGCGCAGTGCCGCGGCGACCGCCTGGCCCGCCGCCGATACATCGAGGCCGGCGCGGGAGCATTCACCGCCCACGCCGCGTCCGTCGTCGTCAAACGCATCGTGCGCCGCAAGCGCCCGAACCACCCGGCCATCGCCGTCGGAGTCAGCACGCCGAGCAAGCTGAGCTTCCCGTCGAGCCACGCCACGTCGACGACGGCCGCCGCCGTCCTCCTCGGCCGCGCCGCCGGACTGCCGCCCGCCGTGCTGCCCGCGTTACTCGTATCACCCATGCTCGTTTCACGGTTGGTGCTCGGTGTCCATTACCCTTCCGATGTGGCTGCGGGAGCGATCGTCGGGGCGCTCACGGCCGGAGCGGTCGTCGCCGCCGATGCGAGAATTCTTAAGGAGCAGTAGATGAGCGAGGAGCCGAACGACACCGGCGTCACCGGTCCGCCGAAGAGTCTTCCGGCCGGACTGATCAAGGCACTCCGCCCGCGGCAGTGGGTCAAGAACGTCCTCGTGCTGGCCGCGCCGATGGCGGCAGGCACGGACACGCTGACCAACGGCGCCGCGATGGGACGCGTCGGCATCGCCTTCGTCGCCTTCTGCCTGGTCGCCTCGTCGATCTACCTGATCAACGACGCCCTCGACGTCGAAGCCGACCGTCAGCATCCGACCAAGCGGTTCCGGCCGATCGCGGCCGGCGTGGTCCCGCGGAACCTGGCGTTCGGGCTCGCCGTCGTACTCGCGGCGGTGGCGGTCGGGATCTCCTTCATCGCGAACTGGCAGACCGCGGTCACGATCTCGGTCTACCTGGCGATCCAGCTCGGCTACTGCTTCGGTCTCAAGCACCAGGCCGTCATCGACATCTGCATCGTCTCGTCGGGCTTCCTGCTGCGAGCGATCGCCGGTGGCGTGGCCGCGGAACTGCCCGAAGGACTGTCCCAGTGGTTCCTCCTGGTGATGGCGTTCGGTTCGCTGTTCATGGCGGCGGGCAAGCGCTACGCCGAACTGCAGCTCGCCGAACGGACCGGCGCCAAGATCCGAAAGTCGCTGCAGTACTACACGACCACCTACCTGCGTTTCGTGTGGACGCTGTCGGCCACCGCCGTCGTCCTCTGCTACGGGCTGTGGGCGTTCGACGCGAACCACGACGACAACGTCTTCTACGCGATCTCCATGGTGCCGTTCACCATCGCGATCCTGCGCTACGCCGTCGATGTGGACGGCGGCGAGGCGGGCGAGCCGGAGGAGGTCGCCCTCGGCGACCGCATCCTGCAGGCGCTCGCCGTCGCCTGGGTGATTCTGGTGGGCGTGGCCGTCTATGTCCCGTTCTGACGCGGCTGCCACAGCTACGCGCAAGCGACTGATCGCGCCGATCGCGAGTTTCTCGATCGGCGCGATCGTGGTGACCGTGCTCTTCGGCATGGGCGCCTGGCAGCGTCGGTGGATCGCCGACGACGGTCTGATCGTGCTTCGTACGGTCCGCAACCTGCTCGCGGGCAACGGCCCGGTCTTCAACGCCGGCGAACGGGTAGAGGCCAACACCTCCACGGTGTGGACCTACCTGATCTGGTTCTTCTCCTGGATCACCCGTGCCGAGCACACCGAGTACGTCGCGCTGTGGTTGGCGCTGATCCTGTCGTTGGCGGCGATTCCGCTCGCCATGTACGGCACCGCGCGGCTCTACGGCCGCGCGGTCACTGCGCGCGGCGTGGGGCTCCTGCTGCCGCTCGGCGCGATCGTCTACATCGCGATCCCGCCCGCCCGCGACTTCGCGACGTCGGGTCTGGAGAACGGTCTGACCATCTTCTGGCTGGCCGCTCTGTGGTGCCAGTTCGTCGCCTGGGCGCATCGTCGCGGGACCGAACCGACCACCTGGTCGCGGACCGCGTTCCTCCTCTTGTCCTTCACCGCCGGTCTCGCACCGCTGATCCGACCCGAGGGCGCCGTCGTCGGCGTCCTGGTGCTGCTGGTGCTGTTCTTCTCCCGGATCGGGTGGAAGACGCGTGTGGCGATGGTCGTCGTCGCCGGTGCGCTGCCGGTCGGTTACCAGATCTTCCGCATGGGCTACTACGCCGTGCTCGTGCCCAACCCGGCGATCGCCAAGGACGCCAGCGGATCCAAGTGGTCTCAGGGGCTGGCATACCTGGGCAACCTGTTCAGCCCGTACGTCCTGCTGCTGCCGCTCGTCCTGGCGGCCGTCATCGGTGTGATCCTGGCGGTCGCCGCGTACTTCGAGCGGCGCCCCGCCGCCGAGGCGTCCGAGGCGCCCGAGATCGAGCGCGACGAGGATCTCCCCGACGTGCTCGACGACCGTCCCGCCGAGTCGTCCCGCGAACGCCTCGTCCGACGGTGGACGACGCTGACCACCTGGCTGCAGTCGCCGAGCGCGGTGGTCGCCACCATCGTGGTCGCCGGTCTGATCCTGTCCGCGTACTGGGTGCGTCAGGGCGGCGACTTCATGCACGGACGAGTCCTGCTGACCCCGTTGTTCATCCTCCTGCTGCCGGTGATGGTGGTGCCCGCGGTGCTCCCGGACACGGTGCGCACCCGCAGCGGGCGGCTGCGTCTGGCGGCCGCCGTCGCGGTGATCGCCGGATGGGCGGGCACCGTGTGGTGGGGCGTCGCGGTCCACTCGAACACGATGAAGAACGCGGGAATCGACATCGGCCGCAACGGCATCGTCGACGAGCGCACCTTCTACGTCACCAATATGGCC from Gordonia humi encodes:
- a CDS encoding glycosyltransferase — translated: MSNPDTTGAENTQTKAVSLLQRIIFPRPGEPLDVRSLYLEEAATNSGRAHAPNRTSVNLGADSEASFATYFNAFPASYWRRWSVLDSVVLRVELRGTARVDLYRSKIDGSRIGIGGDLVELDEDGTGVIEFETDLGPFEDGGWIWFDVTTDTATEILSAGWYATVEPEHGSNNVTVGIPTFNRPTDAVAALAALTSDPLVDGVIDAVLMPDQGTRKVVDEHGYTEAADALGDRLHIFDQGNLGGSGGYSRILYEALRLTDSPYILYMDDDIMIEPDSILRALAMSRFAKSPMLVGGQMLNLQERSHLHCMGEVIDRHRFMWTAAPHVEYDHNFAKYPLTDRQNSQHLHRRIDVEGNGWWMCMYPREVAETIGLPLPLFIKWDDWEFALRASKAGYPTATVPGIAIWHMAWSDKDDAIDWQAYFHLRNRLVVASMYTDGSIDGILKSMAKATAKHLLCLEYSTVAIQNEAIRDFLAGPDHIREILPTALGKVAAIRKQYPDAVVLPSAQDLPRTSGEATGYGVNQPVGAIAKVKRLAKAVVNNARPADPRHHEVPQANYPPIEARWFSLGLVDGVTVTTADGRGVVYRKRDRDKMIALGRESAELVKTLRERFDEMRVEYRNAHDDLVSKESWARVFGID
- a CDS encoding HAD family hydrolase — protein: MIASDVDGTIIDEANVITPRTVGVLERAARSGVELVLSTGRPPRWIPEIADQLAETDAAVRFAVCANGAIVYDVRADAVLHAAELSTETLEKLQAVCAEIVPGCGLAAERAGTVAHDAATPTFVATAGYEHAWLNPDHVQVSDGSLAELPAVKLLARRPGMSSREMADRIAPHIGDLAEITFSIDTGLIELSVPGVHKASGLQWLLAHTDVAGAAAVAFGDMPNDVEMLRWAAHGVAMGHGDPAARAAADEITGSNVDDGVAQVLERWF
- the glf gene encoding UDP-galactopyranose mutase, encoding MTNNSEFDLIVVGSGFYGLTVAERAATQLGARVLVLDRRDHIGGNAYSEADPETGIEIHKYGAHLFHTSNERVWEYVSQFTDFTGYQHRVFGLYKGQAYPLPLGLGLVNQFFGKSHTPDEARALIAEQAAEIDSADAANFEEKAISLVGRPLYEAFFKAYTAKQWQTDPKNLPAGNITRLPVRYTFDNRYFSDTHEGLPVDGYTAWLENMAADEKITVRLSTDWFDVRDDLRAANPDAPVVYTGPLDRYFDYSAGRLGWRTLDFETQVLPTGDFQGTPVMNYNDEDVPFTRIHEFRHFHPERKNYPTDKTVIMREFSRFANDDDEPYYPINTPDDREMLASYRELAKTETAEHNVLFGGRLGTYQYLDMHMAIASALTMFDNTLAPHLRDGAPLASGAE
- a CDS encoding phosphatase PAP2 family protein, producing MSSESTDKDETESRESPSGPLAPLPAPSPSGPLAPLPAPSGEAAALVAIQSAIADRPGVLSAARGLSHFGEHSLGWLALAGAGALAAQCRGDRLARRRYIEAGAGAFTAHAASVVVKRIVRRKRPNHPAIAVGVSTPSKLSFPSSHATSTTAAAVLLGRAAGLPPAVLPALLVSPMLVSRLVLGVHYPSDVAAGAIVGALTAGAVVAADARILKEQ
- a CDS encoding SpoIID/LytB domain-containing protein, yielding MPNVRPSRAKKRTLTFAALGLAPALVAGGIVVGGTDLGRHGVDLTAGESVTLTGHGHGHGRGLGQWGAYGYAKKGWSADQILRHYYGNTTAGKVSKPDVTVSLSEKSSVSVHAASGMRVGGQTVAPGQAVSLSGGNATITQGCGGAVVKTVPATMVDPIDPAPNRPANELLTFCSGGDAYRGSIGLDSSGVINKLHVDDYVKGVIPKESMPSWGDTGGFEALKAQAVAARSYVLAGLEQGRKMDNTQSSQMYHGASGEDPRTSRAADATAGQIRLLNGKPALTEFSASTGGYTAGGIFPAVVDAGDAISPTHDWKATVSASSIASAFGVGALKSFEVSEANGLGDGSGRAVKVRVVGSDRTVEATGDEARVKLQLKSDWFAVQGQKSMPKIVKPPVGPESPGGGLLDLGPLGDILGQVIPGLDVVGMPDLDGVVGQVQPIVEKLIEEGMKALDGKAVALRQHPVNREHSDNNQGSTGTVAAPEMVTDGKGMQGLVQVLENGVLYFSPLTGAHALLGQALTDYLEKGGLEKLGFPVADGLK
- a CDS encoding lysophospholipid acyltransferase family protein, whose translation is MEPVYASVVSSARMLWLAQGLKFDISGVEHVPADGAGVVALNHTGYLDFTFSGIPAFLQGRRYVRFMAKKEVFDNPIGGPIMRSLKHIPVDRANGAASYQTAVDYLKRGELVGVYPEATISRSFELKGFKSGAARMALESGAPLIPTIVWGAQRIWTKGHPRNLGRTGAKIMVGVAEPIAPEGTVEELTARLHDSMRAKLTELQDAYGPYPPGEFWVPAARGGGAPTLEEANAMDAADAEKKARKRTEDDD
- a CDS encoding Rieske 2Fe-2S domain-containing protein; the encoded protein is MQITSIGHAGFHIQTAAGSIVCDPWVNPAYFASWIPFPDNTELDWKAIGDCDYLYVSHLHRDHFDERNLVENINKDATVLLPDYPVPDLKRELERLGFTKFVETEDSTRHRVSGPKGDLDIMIIALRAPADGPIGDSGLIVDDGETVCFNMNDARPVDLNVVAQEFGRVDVHLLQYSGAIWYPMVYDIPRKSKANFAMQKRQRGMDRARSYIEQVGATWVVPSAGPPMFLDDDLYTLNDFNTGSDADKASIFPDQAEFLEQMREHGTDDGVRHRGLMMVSGSVAEFKRDELLELSHPYPPEQIFGEGKKAYLDSMKEKFAPIIAAEKASWAPADGEPLLPALKALFEPIMAQSDLICDGIGYPVGLVVGDETFVLDFPKRVVRMKQDGDGKYRYGFRIAPELVRTVLRDDEPDWVNTVFLSTRFTTWRIGGYNEYLYTFFKCLTDERIAYADGWFNEAHDDEATVELDGWRMQRRCPHLKADLTAFGVVDGDKLTCNLHGWQWDLNTGRCLTSKGHELRCERVES
- a CDS encoding lysophospholipid acyltransferase family protein, yielding MEPVYRTLEALAVGIRTVQGTRVHFDGLDNIPVRGGGVLAVNHTGYLDFLPVGLGLKERGRRARFMIKSEVMEVSIMRFLVTQTHCVPVDRSAGSEAYAAAVDALRGGELVAVYPESTISRSFELKEFKTGAVRMAVEAGVPVIPVTVWGAQRQLSKGVARRIGYARIPVHVAYGDPLEFNASDDVAEATNRLREAMITQLGRVQEGYPDAPAGADWLPARLGGGAPTPEEALVIEEAEAREKAARRASKRKGE
- a CDS encoding decaprenyl-phosphate phosphoribosyltransferase; the encoded protein is MSEEPNDTGVTGPPKSLPAGLIKALRPRQWVKNVLVLAAPMAAGTDTLTNGAAMGRVGIAFVAFCLVASSIYLINDALDVEADRQHPTKRFRPIAAGVVPRNLAFGLAVVLAAVAVGISFIANWQTAVTISVYLAIQLGYCFGLKHQAVIDICIVSSGFLLRAIAGGVAAELPEGLSQWFLLVMAFGSLFMAAGKRYAELQLAERTGAKIRKSLQYYTTTYLRFVWTLSATAVVLCYGLWAFDANHDDNVFYAISMVPFTIAILRYAVDVDGGEAGEPEEVALGDRILQALAVAWVILVGVAVYVPF